The Centroberyx gerrardi isolate f3 chromosome 19, fCenGer3.hap1.cur.20231027, whole genome shotgun sequence genome has a segment encoding these proteins:
- the clic1 gene encoding chloride intracellular channel protein 1: MSDENRPKVELFVKAGIDGQSIGNCPFSQRLFMVLWLKGVTFDVTTVDMTRKPDILKDLAPGAQPPFLVYGSEVKTDTNKIEEFLEENLCPPKYPRLAARNPESNTAGMDVFSKFSAYVKNSNPQLNDNLEKGLLKALKKLDDYLGSPLPDEIDENSADDVTSSSRPFLDGQDLTLADCNLLPKLHIVKVVCLKYRNFNIPRSLANLWRYLDAAYAREEFSSTCPDDKEIHIAYSSVAKALK, from the exons GCGGGAATCGATGGCCAGAGCATCGGCAACTGCCCCTTCTCTCAGCGTCTCTTCATGGTGCTGTGGCTGAAGGGAGTCACCTTCGATGTCACCACAGTGGATATGACGAG GAAGCCAGACATCCTGAAGGACCTGGCTCCCGGTGCCCAGCCGCCCTTCCTGGTCTACGGCAGCGAGGTGAAAACCGACACCAACAAGATAGAGGAGTTCCTGGAGGAGAATCTCTGCCCTCCAAA GTACCCCCGCCTGGCCGCTCGTAACCCGGAGTCGAACACAGCGGGCATGGACGTCTTCTCCAAGTTCTCCGCTTACGTCAAGAACTCAAACCCCCAGCTTAATGACA acctCGAGAAAGGCCTGCTGAAGGCGCTGAAGAAGCTGGACGACTACCTCGGCTCCCCACTTCCTGACGAGATTGACGAGAATAGCGCCGATGACGTCACTTCCTCGTCCCGCCCCTTCCTGGACGGCCAAGATCTTACTCTGGCTGACTGCAACCTGCTGCCTAAGCTCCACATTGTCAAG gTGGTGTGTTTGAAATACCGTAACTTCAATATCCCTCGCTCTCTGGCCAACCTGTGGAGGTACCTGGACGCTGCGTACGCCCGGGAGGAGTTTTCCTCCACCTGTCCGGACGACAAAGAGATCCACATCGCCTACTCCTCTGTCGCTAAAGCTCTCAagtag
- the LOC144542935 gene encoding uncharacterized protein LOC144542935: MSCSQLLIVFLCCLPLAACLHCYTCVFPAISPLDCLKFPQECPAGQRCLSSTAVGTRGSLRLTLYEKSCAVASQCGLSGQKQAAGLSFNYSNICCDTDLCNGAGPAAALSWRGAALCLLPALCLLLA; the protein is encoded by the exons ATGTCTTGTTCACAACTTCTCATCGTATTCCTGTGTTGTCTCCCCTTGGCAG CTTGTTTGCACTGTTACACATGTGTGTTTCCTGCCATCTCTCCTCTGGACTGCCTCAAGTTTCCTCAGGAATGCCCAGCTGGGCAGCGCTGCCTGTCTAGCACTGCGGTGGGAACACGAG GCTCTCTGCGGCTGACCCTGTACGAGAAGAGCTGTGCCGTCGCCTCCCAGTGCGGCCTGAGCGGCCAGAAACAAGCCGCGGGCCTCTccttcaactacagcaacatcTGCTGCGACACGGACCTGTGCAACGGGGCCGGGCCCGCTGCTGCCCTCAGCTGGAGAGGGGCGGCgctctgcctgctgcctgccctctgtctgctgctggcctga